Proteins encoded within one genomic window of Bacillus thuringiensis:
- a CDS encoding leucine dehydrogenase, whose protein sequence is MTLEIFEYLEKYDYEQVVFCQDKESGLKAIIAIHDTTLGPALGGTRMWTYDSEEAAIEDALRLAKGMTYKNAAAGLNLGGAKTVIIGDPRKDKSEAMFRALGRYIQGLNGRYITAEDVGTTVDDMDIIHEETDFVTGISPSFGSSGNPSPVTAYGVYRGMKAAAKEAFGTDNLEGKVIAVQGVGNVAYHLCKHLHAEGAKLIVTDINKEAVQRAVEEFGATAVEPNEIYGVECDIYAPCALGATVNDETIPQLKAKVIAGSANNQLKEERHGDVIHEMGIVYAPDYVINAGGVINVADELYGYNRERALKRVESIYDTIAKVIEISKRDGIATYVAADRLAEERIASLKNSRSTYLRNGHDIISRR, encoded by the coding sequence ATGACATTAGAAATCTTCGAATACTTAGAAAAATATGATTATGAGCAAGTAGTATTTTGTCAAGATAAAGAATCTGGTTTAAAAGCAATCATTGCAATTCATGATACAACACTTGGACCAGCTCTTGGTGGAACAAGAATGTGGACATATGATTCTGAAGAAGCGGCGATTGAAGATGCATTGCGTCTTGCAAAAGGAATGACATACAAAAACGCAGCAGCTGGCTTAAACTTAGGTGGTGCGAAAACAGTAATTATCGGTGATCCACGTAAAGATAAGAGCGAAGCGATGTTCCGTGCATTAGGACGTTACATTCAAGGACTAAACGGACGTTACATTACAGCTGAAGATGTTGGTACAACAGTAGATGATATGGATATTATCCACGAAGAAACTGACTTTGTAACAGGTATTTCACCATCATTCGGTTCTTCTGGTAACCCATCTCCAGTAACTGCATACGGTGTTTACCGTGGTATGAAAGCAGCTGCGAAAGAAGCTTTCGGTACTGATAATTTAGAAGGAAAAGTAATTGCTGTTCAAGGCGTTGGTAACGTAGCATATCACCTATGCAAACATTTACACGCTGAAGGAGCAAAATTAATCGTTACAGATATTAATAAAGAAGCTGTACAACGTGCAGTAGAAGAATTCGGTGCAACAGCAGTTGAGCCAAATGAAATTTACGGTGTTGAATGTGATATTTACGCACCATGTGCATTAGGCGCAACAGTTAATGATGAAACTATTCCACAACTTAAAGCAAAAGTAATCGCAGGTTCTGCAAATAACCAATTAAAAGAAGAACGTCACGGTGACGTCATTCATGAAATGGGTATTGTATACGCACCAGACTATGTTATTAATGCAGGTGGCGTAATTAACGTAGCAGACGAATTATATGGATACAATAGAGAACGTGCACTAAAACGTGTTGAGTCTATCTATGACACAATCGCAAAAGTAATCGAAATTTCAAAACGCGATGGCATAGCAACTTATGTAGCAGCAGATCGTCTAGCTGAAGAGCGCATTGCAAGCTTAAAAAACTCTCGTAGCACATACTTACGCAACGGTCACGATATTATTAGCCGTCGCTAA
- the yqiS gene encoding phosphate butyryltransferase, with the protein MKLEHLIDQAAGQPKKTVAIAVAEDHEVIEAVAKAITLQLAQFRLYGNQEKIMGMLQEHGLQTSEHIEVIAAASSAEAAELSVKAVRNGEADVLMKGNIPTANILKAVLNKEWGLRKGSVLSHVAAFEVPNYDRLIFVTDAAMNIAPDVTQKAAIIQNTVEVARAIGMDLPKVAPIAAVEVVNPAMQATIDAAMLTQMNRRGQIKNCVVDGPLALDNAVSQIAAEHKGIVSDVAGKADILLVPTIEAGNVLYKSLVYFADAKVGAMIAGAKAPIVLTSRADSAETKVYSLALAVATASK; encoded by the coding sequence ATGAAGTTAGAACACTTAATTGATCAAGCGGCTGGCCAACCTAAAAAAACTGTGGCTATAGCAGTAGCTGAAGATCATGAAGTAATTGAAGCTGTAGCGAAAGCAATTACATTACAGCTAGCTCAATTTCGTCTATATGGAAATCAAGAAAAAATAATGGGGATGCTACAAGAACATGGTTTACAAACTTCAGAACATATTGAAGTGATTGCGGCAGCATCAAGTGCTGAGGCTGCAGAACTTTCTGTTAAAGCTGTAAGAAATGGCGAAGCAGATGTGCTTATGAAGGGGAACATCCCAACAGCAAATATTTTGAAAGCTGTATTAAATAAAGAGTGGGGACTTCGTAAAGGTAGCGTACTTTCACACGTTGCAGCATTTGAAGTTCCAAATTACGATCGTCTGATTTTTGTTACGGATGCAGCGATGAACATTGCACCTGATGTAACACAAAAAGCTGCTATTATACAGAATACTGTAGAAGTTGCCCGGGCAATAGGAATGGATTTGCCAAAGGTAGCACCCATTGCAGCGGTAGAGGTTGTAAATCCTGCGATGCAAGCAACAATTGATGCAGCGATGTTAACTCAAATGAATCGCCGCGGACAAATTAAAAATTGTGTCGTTGATGGACCACTTGCTTTAGATAATGCAGTATCACAAATTGCAGCAGAACATAAAGGCATAGTAAGTGATGTAGCAGGTAAGGCAGACATTTTACTCGTCCCAACGATTGAAGCTGGAAATGTGCTATACAAATCACTCGTATACTTTGCGGATGCAAAAGTAGGAGCAATGATTGCTGGCGCAAAAGCACCGATTGTTTTAACATCTCGTGCTGATTCAGCAGAAACAAAAGTATATTCATTAGCATTGGCAGTTGCGACTGCTTCAAAATAA
- a CDS encoding sigma-54 interaction domain-containing protein, translating to MKQKVLIVGAGEGGSTLLNLLQSSNIFQIIGIIDINPIAKGLQMAKEYGVTIGESVTPFLSMRIDVMFDMTGDDDLHKELLKKKHKDTLLIPGDIAKIVTRLAHEKEDLIGKLEEQTQQGDLILNSTHDGMIVIDREGQVRLFNKSAERIIGYKKEDAVGKYILEVIPTSKLLRIIRTKQIEVNYELTLENEKKIITTRIPILKEGGEVQGAFAIFKDITEVVDLAEEVTDLKEIQTLLEAIINSSEEAISVVDEKGRGLVINPAYTKLTGLTEEDIIGKPATTDIVEGESMHMKVLRTRRAVRGIHMKIGQKKRDVIVNVAPVIVDGILKGSVGVIRDVSEIQKLTNELNRARQIIRTLEAKYSFEDIVGNSDETTAAIEQAKLGANTPATVLLRGESGTGKELFAHAIHNGSNRKYNKFVRVNCAAISETLLESELFGYEEGAFSGAKRGGKRGFFEEANNGSIFLDEIGELSANTQAKLLRVLQEKEIVKVGGTKAIPINVRVIAATHVNLEKAILEGEFREDLYYRLNKIPIQIPSLRQRKGDIPAIAERLIQKINQDYGRNIEGLTDSAISYLQSYEWPGNVRELENILGRAIIFMNYNETYIDVHHLPPLHNEEQVESKQTHLLPELEEKPLEHLVTEFEGNIIHEYLERFGGNKTQTARALGISVRNLYYKLEKYECAKNSMQ from the coding sequence ATGAAACAAAAAGTTTTAATTGTTGGTGCAGGTGAAGGTGGCAGTACACTGCTGAATCTGTTGCAAAGTTCGAATATATTTCAAATTATAGGGATTATTGATATAAATCCGATAGCAAAAGGATTGCAAATGGCTAAGGAGTACGGGGTTACAATTGGAGAGAGTGTAACGCCGTTTCTTTCTATGCGCATTGATGTAATGTTTGATATGACAGGTGATGATGATTTACATAAAGAGTTATTAAAGAAAAAGCATAAAGATACTCTTCTTATACCAGGTGATATTGCGAAAATTGTTACGAGATTAGCACATGAGAAGGAAGATTTAATTGGAAAGTTAGAAGAACAGACGCAGCAAGGGGATTTAATTTTAAATTCTACGCATGACGGTATGATTGTGATCGATCGAGAGGGACAAGTTCGCCTATTTAATAAAAGTGCAGAGCGTATTATCGGATATAAAAAGGAAGATGCGGTGGGGAAATATATTTTAGAAGTTATTCCGACTAGTAAGTTGCTTCGTATTATACGTACGAAACAAATAGAAGTGAATTATGAACTGACGTTGGAAAATGAAAAGAAAATTATTACAACCCGTATTCCGATATTAAAAGAGGGAGGCGAGGTGCAAGGGGCATTTGCGATTTTTAAAGATATAACAGAAGTGGTAGACCTTGCAGAAGAAGTTACGGATTTAAAAGAGATTCAAACGTTACTTGAGGCGATCATCAACTCCTCTGAGGAAGCAATTTCAGTTGTGGATGAAAAAGGAAGAGGGTTAGTAATTAATCCTGCGTATACGAAATTAACAGGTTTAACAGAAGAGGACATTATTGGGAAACCAGCTACAACCGATATTGTAGAAGGTGAAAGTATGCATATGAAAGTACTTCGAACACGTAGGGCGGTACGCGGCATACATATGAAGATTGGGCAGAAAAAGCGAGATGTAATTGTAAACGTAGCGCCAGTTATCGTTGATGGAATATTGAAAGGAAGCGTCGGTGTAATTCGTGACGTATCAGAAATTCAAAAGTTAACAAATGAATTGAATAGAGCGAGGCAAATTATTCGAACGTTAGAAGCAAAATATTCATTTGAGGATATTGTCGGAAATTCAGATGAAACAACGGCTGCGATTGAACAGGCAAAACTTGGGGCGAATACACCAGCAACAGTATTACTACGCGGAGAGTCAGGGACAGGTAAAGAATTATTTGCGCATGCTATCCATAATGGAAGTAATCGAAAATATAATAAATTCGTTCGTGTAAACTGTGCGGCTATTTCGGAGACGTTGTTAGAAAGTGAATTATTCGGTTATGAGGAAGGTGCATTTTCTGGAGCGAAAAGAGGCGGGAAGCGTGGATTCTTTGAGGAAGCGAATAACGGCAGTATCTTTTTAGATGAAATAGGAGAACTGTCTGCAAATACACAAGCGAAACTCCTGCGCGTGTTGCAAGAAAAAGAGATTGTAAAAGTTGGTGGCACGAAAGCAATCCCTATAAATGTTAGGGTAATTGCGGCGACACATGTGAATTTAGAAAAAGCCATTCTAGAAGGAGAGTTTAGGGAGGATTTATATTATCGGTTAAATAAAATTCCAATTCAAATTCCATCTCTTCGTCAGCGTAAAGGGGATATACCGGCAATCGCAGAAAGATTAATTCAAAAAATAAACCAAGATTATGGCCGAAATATAGAGGGGCTCACTGATTCGGCTATTTCATATTTACAATCATATGAATGGCCAGGGAATGTGAGGGAACTTGAAAATATTTTGGGGAGAGCTATTATCTTTATGAATTATAACGAGACCTATATTGATGTACACCATTTACCGCCATTACATAACGAAGAGCAGGTGGAGTCAAAGCAAACTCATTTATTACCTGAGTTAGAAGAAAAGCCACTAGAACATTTAGTGACAGAGTTTGAAGGGAATATCATTCACGAATATTTAGAGAGGTTTGGTGGAAATAAAACGCAAACGGCAAGAGCGTTAGGAATTTCGGTTCGAAATTTATATTACAAGCTAGAAAAATATGAGTGTGCAAAAAATAGCATGCAATAA
- a CDS encoding DUF2627 domain-containing protein produces the protein MQRYLALLLALIPISLAVFGIKLMRDTVFGILFPPLSILWLQFLIGALCFALGFYIFGGFVLHRDRKRNKVQARFRR, from the coding sequence ATGCAGCGTTACCTTGCTCTATTATTAGCACTCATCCCTATTTCATTAGCTGTGTTTGGCATTAAGTTAATGAGAGATACTGTATTCGGGATCCTATTTCCCCCACTCTCTATACTATGGTTACAATTTTTAATCGGCGCTCTCTGCTTCGCGCTCGGGTTTTATATTTTTGGTGGCTTCGTCTTACACCGAGACCGTAAACGAAATAAAGTACAAGCTCGCTTTAGAAGATAG
- a CDS encoding glycerophosphodiester phosphodiesterase, translating to MTLIFAHRGAAGTYPENTMISFEAAESFRADGIELDVQLTKDGKVVVIHDETVNRTTNGKGAVRNYLYEDLCKLDASYKFGDKVGFCKIPLLEEVLEWIEKTELLLNIELKNNKIPYRGLEEEVITLVRKFNLEDRVIFSSFNHYSMKRCHMMAPDIQTAILYREGLHSPWAYAKKMGATAVHPNYRYLQDAIAELTMESDVEVRPYTINEETLMLKYFEMNISAIITDYPETARTLLQIKK from the coding sequence ATGACTCTTATATTTGCACATCGTGGTGCAGCAGGAACGTACCCAGAAAATACAATGATTTCATTTGAAGCAGCTGAATCCTTTAGAGCAGATGGAATTGAGCTCGATGTTCAATTAACAAAAGATGGAAAAGTTGTCGTCATTCATGATGAAACAGTGAACCGGACAACAAATGGAAAAGGTGCGGTTCGAAATTATTTATATGAAGATTTATGTAAATTAGATGCGAGCTATAAATTTGGTGATAAAGTAGGATTTTGTAAAATACCTCTTTTAGAAGAGGTGTTAGAATGGATTGAAAAAACAGAGTTGCTACTTAATATTGAACTTAAAAATAATAAAATTCCATACAGAGGCTTAGAGGAAGAAGTTATAACGCTTGTACGGAAATTTAATCTAGAAGATCGTGTTATATTTTCTTCATTTAATCATTACAGTATGAAAAGGTGTCATATGATGGCCCCTGATATTCAAACAGCGATTTTATATCGTGAAGGCTTGCATAGCCCGTGGGCATATGCGAAAAAGATGGGAGCTACTGCGGTGCATCCTAATTATCGTTATCTTCAAGATGCCATTGCTGAACTAACGATGGAAAGTGATGTAGAGGTTCGGCCCTATACAATTAATGAAGAAACACTTATGCTGAAATATTTTGAGATGAATATATCGGCGATTATTACGGATTATCCTGAAACGGCAAGAACGTTATTGCAAATAAAAAAATGA
- a CDS encoding YycC family protein produces MRPLQISPDTAVRLSKALGVPLEQLMHMPQHILIQKLVELEKQNKDEE; encoded by the coding sequence ATGAGACCATTACAAATTTCTCCAGACACTGCAGTCCGCCTATCAAAAGCACTAGGTGTTCCACTTGAACAACTTATGCATATGCCGCAGCACATTTTAATTCAAAAGTTAGTTGAATTAGAAAAACAGAATAAAGACGAAGAATAA
- a CDS encoding imm11 family protein yields the protein MKIWELKGSSDNYESFQLLNYKKDKKYFEGKFNSTTILLDSWGEIFIECLEEGNHSDFPHFWGETGAPMISEQAKKLLEPLIGANVEFLPLINNTTGEVYYVVHVLNVLDAIDSDKAILKKLITGLIIGCEKFAFTPNVIQNEMIFKVYINKRIHPTAVFVSDEFRNAVLESDLKGFEFVEVWDSEANM from the coding sequence ATGAAAATTTGGGAATTAAAGGGTTCATCTGATAACTATGAGTCTTTCCAACTATTAAATTATAAAAAGGATAAGAAATATTTTGAAGGGAAATTCAACTCCACTACAATTTTACTAGATTCATGGGGAGAAATATTTATTGAATGTCTAGAAGAAGGAAATCATAGTGATTTTCCTCATTTTTGGGGAGAAACTGGTGCACCAATGATTAGCGAACAAGCGAAAAAATTATTAGAACCTTTAATAGGTGCTAATGTTGAGTTTCTTCCACTTATTAATAATACAACAGGTGAAGTATATTATGTAGTTCATGTTTTAAATGTATTAGATGCAATTGATAGTGATAAAGCAATTTTAAAAAAACTAATTACAGGTTTAATAATAGGTTGTGAAAAATTTGCATTTACTCCTAATGTTATTCAAAATGAAATGATTTTTAAAGTATATATAAATAAAAGGATTCACCCTACTGCTGTTTTCGTATCAGATGAATTTAGAAATGCAGTGTTAGAAAGTGATTTAAAAGGTTTTGAATTTGTAGAGGTATGGGATTCAGAAGCGAATATGTAA